Proteins from a genomic interval of Salvelinus alpinus chromosome 7, SLU_Salpinus.1, whole genome shotgun sequence:
- the atoh1c gene encoding uncharacterized protein atoh1c: protein MPRRKSLFVPFISRDAHSGADLKVQAHRIDGPHGALVQTSWIEERAERRGKCDPCAIVELRLPRLRYIEQDRSTIDRAQRRRRMAANSRERRRMLGLNVAFDRLRSVIPNLESDKKLSKSETLQMAQIYISTLSELLQDRPCGTEFSTTELESTEQVRTAPTGMPTVNDTAEDSTVELPGPGTFDTACRDSGNLMRAPCEDQKTELRGFMNLWERTSGTK from the coding sequence ATGCCACGCCGCAAAAGTCTCTTTGTGCCATTTATCTCCAGAGACGCACACTCTGGTGCGGATTTGAAAGTGCAAGCGCATCGTATAGACGGTCCACATGGAGCTCTTGTGCAGACCAGTTGGATAGAAGAGAGGGCAGAGCGCAGGGGCAAGTGTGACCCGTGCGCTATTGTGGAGCTCAGATTGCCAAGGCTCAGATACATTGAGCAGGACCGGAGCACCATCGATAGAGCGCAAAGGCGTCGGCGTATGGCTGCAAACTCCcgcgagaggaggaggatgctCGGGCTCAATGTCGCATTCGACCGCCTCAGGAGCGTCATCCCCAACCTGGAGAGCGACAAGAAGCTGTCCAAGTCAGAGACTCTTCAGATGGCGCAGATCTACATCTCGACGCTCAGCGAGTTGTTGCAGGACAGGCCCTGCGGCACGGAATTCAGCACCACTGAACTTGAGAGCACCGAGCAAGTGCGCACGGCCCCAACTGGCATGCCAACAGTGAACGATACAGCAGAAGACTCAACTGTTGAGCTACCTGGGCCAGGAACATTCGATACCGCATGTAGAGACAGTGGGAACTTGATGCGTGCGCCCTGCGAAGACCAGAAGACAGAGCTTAGAGGGTTTATGAACCTGTGGGAGAGAACTAGTGGCACAAAATAA